From one Amaranthus tricolor cultivar Red isolate AtriRed21 chromosome 17, ASM2621246v1, whole genome shotgun sequence genomic stretch:
- the LOC130804138 gene encoding profilin Sal k 4.0101 has translation MSWQTYVDDHLMCEIEGTTNHLTGAAILGLDGSVWAQSADFPQFKPDEIAAIVKDFDEPGTLAPTGLHLGGTKYMVIQGEPGAVIRGKKGAGGICVKKTGQALVMGIYDEPVTPGQCNMIVERLGDYLIEQGL, from the exons ATGTCGTGGCAAACTTACGTTGATGATCATTTGATGTGTGAGATTGAGGGCACTACTAATCATCTCACTGGTGCTGCAATTCTTGGCCTTGATGGTAGTGTTTGGGCACAGAGTGCTGATTTCCCTCAG TTCAAGCCAGATGAAATAGCTGCAATCGTGAAGGATTTCGATGAACCCGGTACCCTTGCACCCACTGGCTTGCACCTTGGTGGAACCAAGTACATGGTTATCCAAGGTGAACCTGGGGCTGTTATTCGTGGAAAGAAG GGCGCTGGTGGAATCTGTGTTAAGAAAACCGGTCAAGCTTTGGTTATGGGTATCTACGACGAGCCTGTCACTCCTGGTCAGTGCAACATGATTGTGGAAAGGTTGGGTGATTATCTCATCGAGCAGGGCCTCTAA